AAGCACTGCGGACAGGGATCAAAAcagacaagaacaaaaaaaacaaaaaacccagaagacaaacaaacaaaaaaacaacccttaCCCTCACAGAGCttaaggaagggaagggaaatcgGGAATTGCTGGGAAAAGTGGCTTCGATTTAAACAGGTTGTCACGGGAGGCCTCGCTGAAACGGTGGTATTTGAATTAGGAACTGAAGCTGAAATCTTCCTTGGTAGACtcggccttaaaaaaaaaaaaaaaaaaaagagcaactgTAAATCCCGGAGGCAGAGACAGCGAGGGGCCAGCAGTGTAGCTGCAGCCAGACCAGCAAAGGGAGGCGGGGGAAGAGACGGGATCCGAATGTTATATACCTCGTGGCAAAATCACACCGCACCCTCGGAGCGGAGAGATGCCCCAACGTGGAGGGTGCCGGAGGCAAAGGACAGAGCAGCGGAGGCAGAGGAAAGCCCTCCAGCCTGCTCGGGTGTCCATCCCGAGCCACTCCGGGCAGTGCTGCGGGTCGGCGGGCCGAGGGCGGTGGACCTCGCCGCTCCTGCTCTGCTGCGGATTCCGGCCGCATCCCTTCGCACCGACGAAGTGCGGCTCAGTCTCCACGGTCCAAGCGTCCCCACAAACTCTCTACGAGCCGCATCTGCGGGGCCCACTGGGTGTGTTTGCCAAGCAACAACCGTGGGCGTGACAACCGTGGGTGGGACGAGTCTGTGCCCGGCCCCGGAGGACTCGGGTATTTCAGGACCTTGATCTTTAAGACTTGCCCCGCCTCCCCCTGAGGGGGTGGAGCGACGAGGGCAGCTGTCACctcctccgccccgccccgccggctCTCACGTGGGTTCGGCTGCTCAGTAACAGCTCTTCTTCCGGGACTTCCTGGTCACCGCGACCAATCAGAGTGTTCTTCCTGTCCTGACCATTGTCAGCCGGCTGCCAATCGCGCGCCTCTACCAACGCCCCTTAAAGGCGCCGCCGACGCCGCCCGAGCCGGGGCGAATCAGTTCCTCGGCTGCCTACCCCCAACTGCGGCATGGAGTCGTCCCGGGGGCGGCCTGGGCCCGAAGCGGACCTTCTGGTTCTGGGGGAGCAGCAAGCCGCGATCTTCGGCGGCGGCCCGGGCCGAGCGCCCTCCGCGCCGCCCTCGGGCCTCCCGGGGTGCGGGCAGGAAGAGGCCGAGAACGTTGGGGGCGCGAGCCGCCACCCCGCGGCGTCCCCGAAGACTTCGAGCCTCGGCTCCATTCACCGGGCCGAGCGGGAGGCTCGGGACGGCGAGCCGGGCCGCGGAGGGACGCCGTCCGCGCCGGGGAGTCGCCGGGGGGCGCCGGTTCCCGAGCCCCAGCCGCACGGCCCCTCCAGGCGCGAGGAGGATCCTGAGCCGCGGGAGGACGAGCCTGCGTCGGAGGGGGGCTGCCGTCGAGGGAGCCCGGGAGGCCgcgggatggaggctgagccgcgggaGGAAGACGaccaggaggaggaggcggcggccggcAGGGCTGGGCGATCGTTCTCTAGCCGTCTTCAGGACAGCCGCAGCCTAGACGGTCTGAGCGGGGCGTGCGGCGGCGCGGGGTCCGCTGGGGGTGCCGAGCCTGGCGCGGGCGGCGGGCGCCGCGCCACCATCTCCAGCCCCCTGGAGCTCGAGGGCACCGTGAGCCGCCATGGCGACCTCACCCACTTCGTGGCCAACAACCTGCAACTCAAGATTCGTCTGAGCGCCGCCCCtcaacccccgccccccgccccggcgcGGCCATGTGCAGCGCCCGCGCCCACTCCGGCCATCCCCCCGATCGACCCCGACGTGCTGCGGGACCTGGAGCGGCTGAGTCGGGAGCTAGGCGGCAGGGTGGACCGTCTGCTGCGCGGGCTGGGTGGCGCGGTGCAGGAGCTGACGGCGCTGAGCGTGGGCTGCATCCAGACCTACCGCGACGCCGTGGACTCCCTGGGCGAAGCGGTGGACATGAGCATCAAGGGCATGTACACCCTGCTGGCGCGCTGTGAAGAGCTGGAGCGGGCTCTACAGCCAGTGCAGGGGCTGGCGCGCCAAGTGCGGGATATCCGGCGCACCCTGGAGGTGTTGGAGGCCCTGTGCAAGTGACCGGCAGGGCAGGAGAGGCTGGCCAAGCCAGGGCCCAGCAGGATCCTAAGGACTCTTCAAGGAGCCCTGGTGGGAACTGCCCGCTGAGGGGAGGTCTATGTATTGGAGGCTCTTCCAGACGCATTTAGCAGGCCTGCGACCACTCGCTGGGCCTTATTCAGGTGTATGTGAGGAAGTTCTAGAGCCTCTCCTGGTGGGAGGGGATGATGCTCTGCTTTTAAGTTGGCCATCTGGAGCGACTTTGTTCTCGACTCTTCTTCTCCAGCCAGAGCACCATCTCTGGGAACCCAGGGCTTTAGGTCTCAGCTTGGGAGACAGGTCTGTCATATGTGGTCAAGAACAGAGAACAGAGGAGGCCTCAGCCCCCACTGTGGCCACCCTGACTCCAGTGGCCACATCTCAGGTGCCAGGGGCTGTGGGAGCTTGAGTGGTCCTTGGCCACACGCCATGCAGACAAGTATGCCCACCTGCTTCTGCCCTCTGGCCCCCTACCATCCCCCTTCCGCAGCCAGAACCGGGGTGGAACTAGAAGGAATGCGTTGCATGGTAGagggggtgaggtgggaggggTCTCACTGCTCTCAGGGTTCAGGCGGAATTGTTGCTGGTTTTGAAGCCCACCTGTTCTGGAATGTTCTAGTCAGTTTTGGCTTTCTGAGTTTTTGTGGAATTAAAGTGCTGCTGCTAAGGCTGAGGTGTGTCTGTGTGGGGTTCCAGGGATTGGTGAGCTAAAGGAGCGCGAAGGAGGGTCGGTGGTTTTCGTGGAGCTCTCTTGGCGGATGCTGGGTGCGGGGCGAGAGTCCCAGGCTCCATGGGCAAGGGCATGGGTTCCATGGTTCCTGCTCTCAGGCAGCACTGcgatgggggtggggtagggggcggCCGCGGGAGGTGGGGCACGTGAGACACGCATATTCGGGCTCAGGGATCCAGTAAAATAAGCAGCGTGTTCTGGTACCGAAAGGGAAAGGGCTGTTTTCTCAGATCTTGACGGGGCCTGGCAGGGGCTGGGTGATTTGGACATCCTGACTCAGGAGGAAGACTGCGAACGCTTGTTACCTCCATTCCTGACACTTTCCCACACTCCGCCTTTCAGTGTCGTATTCACTCCAACCTCTCCAAGTTACGTTCCAGGAGCCCCACATTGTAGCCGAGAGCGTTATAGAGATCACAGAAGGAACTCCACAGTTTTATTAAACTGTCCCCCTCAAGTCAGTACCATCCTGAGCTGAGTTTCAACATGTTTCTATTTTGGGTGTGAAAAGTTCTAGAATTGGAAATGCTGCTTCACAAACTCTCCTAAATAACAAGAAATTACAGCGTctcaaagtttaaaacaaaatactgCCTCTGGCCCGTACGGGGATCGAACCCGCGACCTTGGCGTTATTAGCACCacgctctaaccaactgagctaaccggcCAGCTGGTGGTAGCATTGGAGTCTGGaggtatataaatttataatatatgggTTTTGTCCTCCAAAAAAGTTAGAAATGGGCAGGACCATCCTGAGAGACGTGAAAACGACATACGGGCGGAATCACGGAGCATCCCAGGAAGTAGCAGCTAGCCGAGACCCGGGCAAGCGCAGAAGTCCCTGGGGCTCGGCGACATGGGTCCACCGGGCGCAAATACTGACCCCGCGCCTGGCAACAACCACGCGGCGTCCAGGAGCGACCGCAAACGCCAGAAACGGAAAGCGCCACCCGGAGGCTCCCGGTGGATTCCGAGAAAGACACCGATGGATCTGTGGACGCCCGGAGGTTCTTCGCAAAAGCAGTAGAACACGGAGGCACCgctgggactcgaacccaggatctCCTGTTTACTAGACAGGcgctttaaccaactaagccacggCGCCCACCGTCCGGTGCCCGTCGCCTTCTTTCCTTGGCCGGGTCCCCTCTCCCGCAGGTGCGCGGAAGCCTCCGTGTCCCTTGTAAGCCGGCTTCGGTCGTCCTGGAAAACGGGGTAGAGGGGACGAAAACGACGGTCGGGGGCCACCGCGAAGTACCGGGGTGACGCGGGAACGGAGTCGGGGCAGGTGGGCGGTAACGAGAGATCCTCGCTACGAGAAGACAAAATTGAATTCTGGCGGCCGCAACCGCACGCCGACGAGGATGGGATTCGAACCCACGCGTGCAGAGCACAATGGATTAGCAGTCCATCGCCTTAACCACTCGGCCACCTCGTCCGCGGGGAAGCTGCTTCCGCTCTTCTCTCTGGGGCCTGAACTCGTCCTCCCGCCCGCGGGACTTGCCCGCGTGGCGGAGGGCGCGCACGTCCCGGGACCCGCCGGGCGCGGACGGCGCAACCCGCAGGCTTCTGCCCGCCGAGCGGCCTTTTCGCCTGCGCGCGCTCCACGCTGTCCCGTCGAGGCCGAGCGACGTGACAGTCCTCCGGAGCCTCGTCCCCGGCCCGCGTTTGCGGGACCCGGATCCGCGCCCACCAAACCGTGGGATCTGGGCTCCCCCGACGGGGCGGCTCGGGACGGGGCGCCGGGGGAGCTCCCCTTCCGGACCCTGCGAGGAGCTGCTCCGAACCCGGCGCAGGCGCTCGGGGTAGGTGGACACGCCGGGGAGGGGAGTAAATAAAAGGGACCGAAGCCCcggtggaaaacaaaacaagaaaaaactgaCCCCGACGTGATTTGAACACGCAACCTTCTGATCTGGAGTCAGACGCGCTACCGTTGCGCCACGAGGTCGGCCGGCCGGAGGCGTGGACAGGTCTCCCCATGGCCACTTGGCGGCCGGCCGGGGTCCCGGCAATCGAGGCTGAGAGCCAAGGGCCCTCCCGAGCCCCTAAGCTCCGGCAGCGAGGTGGGTGCGCGGTCCCGCCCGCCTCGTGCCACCCGCGGGGTCCCAGCCCCGGGCGTCCTGCCCACGAGCCCCCCCGACCCCGAGCTGCCTCTGGGAAGGGGGTGTGGCACGGACCCACCCAGCCGGGCGGAGCGTGGAGGCTCTGCCCACGCCCCAGGCACCAGCGGGGCGCTAGACCAGCTCCTCCCGGTTGCCCCCTATCCGCCTCGGCCTCGGCCCTCGCCCCCGGCTCGGAGACTCTGGTGTCAAATTCGGTAGAGCCCCGGCTTCGGTCGTTTCGTCACTCCTTATGGCTCTGGGGAATAATTTAcaggcagaggggcgcctgggtggctcagtgggttaagccgctgccttcggctcgggtcatgatctcggggtcctgggatcgagtcccgcatcgggcattctgctcagcagggagcctgcttcctcctctctctctctgcctgcctctctgcctgcttgtgatctctctctgtcaagtaaatagataaaatctttaaaaaaaaaaaaaaaaaatttacaggcAGAGACGTACACAGACCGGAAGTGTGTGTTTTGGTAAATTTCAACAAATGCAACCCACAACCTATTCAAGCTATAGTTCCTTCCCTCAACTCCCCCGCCCCCCGAAA
This region of Mustela lutreola isolate mMusLut2 chromosome 15, mMusLut2.pri, whole genome shotgun sequence genomic DNA includes:
- the BORCS6 gene encoding BLOC-1-related complex subunit 6, with the protein product MESSRGRPGPEADLLVLGEQQAAIFGGGPGRAPSAPPSGLPGCGQEEAENVGGASRHPAASPKTSSLGSIHRAEREARDGEPGRGGTPSAPGSRRGAPVPEPQPHGPSRREEDPEPREDEPASEGGCRRGSPGGRGMEAEPREEDDQEEEAAAGRAGRSFSSRLQDSRSLDGLSGACGGAGSAGGAEPGAGGGRRATISSPLELEGTVSRHGDLTHFVANNLQLKIRLSAAPQPPPPAPARPCAAPAPTPAIPPIDPDVLRDLERLSRELGGRVDRLLRGLGGAVQELTALSVGCIQTYRDAVDSLGEAVDMSIKGMYTLLARCEELERALQPVQGLARQVRDIRRTLEVLEALCK